A window of the Mytilus trossulus isolate FHL-02 unplaced genomic scaffold, PNRI_Mtr1.1.1.hap1 h1tg000050l__unscaffolded, whole genome shotgun sequence genome harbors these coding sequences:
- the LOC134699289 gene encoding uncharacterized protein LOC134699289, whose translation MNLRRTFHMISRTLHIASKIKQHDAVDNKRITFSRVKVDDYYKVLSIKSPDDVYEGYDYLPDRFHKLISSSSIEGYAASIDNKMVAFQLVNLLDDGHTVLKQAGRVTTEYEGTGIYNELDSFTQQNYNALGRQRTFSFDAHNQTLTKHLYARKMDTVMSRDVTAYHVKSHREILKNNTTGTNHDNNTIFPVHLKEVFKSEKTSSELFPEGRMLCFYVPYKLKDSNIPLIYSQGTKVLGSVTDGFLLVTAGTSFQCNKGHVFVLDVYGTLNETFVKHLLQHLRHVDLRYLNEPMEINVHCMDSGNQYITDAMSQLDIQKDESFRDVHHVATAEMS comes from the exons atgaaccTGAGGAGGACATTTCACATGATTAGTCGGACCCTGCATATTGCGAGTAAAATAAAGCAACACGATGCTGTAGACAACAAAAGGATAACTTTCAGCAGAGTAAAAGTTGATGACTATTACAAAGTGTTGTCTATAAAATCACCTGATGATGTTTATGAGGGATACGATTACTTACCAGACCGCTTCCATAAACTGATTAGTAGTTCCTCAATTGAGGGGTATGCAGCCTCTATCGACAACAAAATG GTTGCATTCCAACTAGTAAATCTTTTGGACGATGGTCACACGGTCTTAAAGCAAGCTGGACGAGTGACTACAGAATATGAAGGAACAGGAATATACAACGAGCTTGATTCATTTACACAACAAAACTATAATGCATTGGGTAGACAAAGGACCTTCTCATTTGACGCACACAACCAAACTTTGACGAAACATCTTTATGCTAGAAAAATGGATACAGTTATGTCTAGA GATGTAACAGCGTATCATGTAAAGTCTCACAGAGAAATACTAAAAAACAATACAACTGGAACAAACCACGACAACAATACTATATTTCCTGTCCATCTGAAGGAAGTCTTTAAATCAGAGAAAACGAGTAGCGAACTTTTCCCGGAAGGTAGAATGCTATGTTTCTATGTTCCATATAAACTAAAAGATTCCAACATACCACTGATATACTCTCAAGGAACGAAAGTTCTAGGATCAGTTACTGATGGCTTCCTGTTAGTGACAGCAGGGACAAGCTTCCAATGTAACAAAGGACATGTATTTGTACTTGACGTATACGGAACtttaaatgaaacatttgtAAAGCACCTACTACAGCATTTACGACATGTGGACCTACGATATTTAAATGAGCCAATGGAAATCAACGTACATTGTATGGATTCTGGAAACCAGTATATAACTGATGCTATGAGCCAACTTGATATTCAAAAAGACGAAAGTTTTAGAGATGTTCATCATGTGGCTACCGCTGAAATGAGTTAG